In Arachis stenosperma cultivar V10309 chromosome 1, arast.V10309.gnm1.PFL2, whole genome shotgun sequence, one DNA window encodes the following:
- the LOC130934414 gene encoding uncharacterized protein LOC130934414 — translation MTPPQRYHLGAHGPRLRCHSPRKGNTEIDIYTLGKRKSHDRKKGGKEKEKQEEELVLEKRKKKTHRKRENGFGREKHSRILQEERRVEEAPNAHQSVPPRPPWLRYRRCRLRHLPRRRADLQSRRRSFFPLSLSLPLHRFFLSLISLQVMVEGGWEEVTTVALAPFLTSINKLLSST, via the exons ATGACACCGCCACAGCGTTACCATCTGGGAGCCCACGGTCCCCGGCTTCGTTGTCACTCTCCACGGAAG GGAAATACCGAAATAGACATATATACTCTCGG gaaaaggaaaagcCATGACCGAAAAAAAGGAggaaaggaaaaggaaaagcaAGAGGAGGAGTTGGtgttggagaagaggaagaagaagacgcATAGGAAGAGAGAGAATGGGTTCGGCAGGGAAAAACACAGCAGAATTCTTCAGGAGGAGAGACGAGTGGAGGAAGCACCCAATGCTCACCAATCAGTTCCGCCACGCCCTCCCTGGCTTCGGTATCGCCGTTGTCGCCTTCGGCATCTACCTCGTCGGCGAGCAGATCTTCAGTCGCGCCGGCGCTCCTTCTTCCCACTCTCACTCTCACTCCCACTCCACCGCTTCTTCCTCTCACTGATATCTCTTCAG GTGATGGTGGAAGGAGGCTGGGAAGAAGTAACAACTGTGGCACTTGCCCCTTTTTTAACGTCCATTAATAAGCTTTTAAGTTCAACTTAA